A genome region from Hevea brasiliensis isolate MT/VB/25A 57/8 chromosome 9, ASM3005281v1, whole genome shotgun sequence includes the following:
- the LOC110660088 gene encoding ascorbate transporter, chloroplastic isoform X1 yields the protein MAIGSLICSRNFDSFVGSAGKVCHQEQSISYHKGELSGIAAARFPHGSFFYQKFHSRMAIAFTPGFSCSPFIQQKNIGRYECSSYSSVGNWCQLSKRQCRHFDYVKVNRTRAYYKSEEYDITDAALDSLKCTEGSAEAVLIEGNLQETSPWWQQFPKRWVIVLLCFCAFLLCNMDRVNMSIAILPMSQEFNWNSATVGLIQSSFFWGYLMTQILGGIWADKIGGKLVLGFGVVWWSVATVLTPIAARIGLPFLLMMRAFMGLGEGVAMPAMNNILSKWIPVSERSRSLALVYSGMYLGSVTGLAVSPILIHKFGWPSVFYLFGSLGSIWFALWLRKAYSSPKDDPELSAQEEKLILWGSTSKEPVSVIPWKLILSKAPVWALIISHFCHNWGTFILLTWMPTYYNQVLKFNLTESGLFCVLPWLTMALFANIGGWIADTLVSKGLSITAVRKIMQSIGFLGPAFFLTQLSHVRTPAMAVLCMACSQGSDAFSQSGLYSNHQDIGPRYAGVLLGLSNTAGVLAGVFGTAATGYILQRGSWDDVFKVAVVLYIIGTLVWNIFSTGEKVLD from the exons ATGGCTATCGGCAGCCTGATTTGTAGCCGGAATTTCGATTCTTTTGTCGGCTCAG CAGGGAAAGTTTGTCATCAAGAACAATCAATTTCATATCATAAGGGAGAGCTATCAGGAATAGCTGCTGCAAGGTTTCCACATGGGAGCTTCTTCTATCAAAAGTTTCATAGCCGGATGGCCATTGCTTTTACTCCTGGATTCTCATGTTCCCCATTTATTCAACAAAAAAATATTGGAAGATATGAGTGTTCTTCATATTCCTCTGTTGGTAATTGGTGTCAGCTGAGCAAAAGGCAATGTCGGCATTTTGACTATGTCAAGGTCAATCGAACCCGTGCTTACTACAAATCCGAGGAATATGACATAACAGATGCTGCTTTGGACTCATTGAAGTGCACAGAGGGGTCAGCTGAGGCTGTGTTAATTGAAGGAAATCTTCAAGAAACTTCACCTTGGTGGCAACAGTTTCCTAAACGTTGGGTGATTGTGCTACTCTGTTTTTGTGCATTTCTATTATGCAACATGGACCGT GTAAACATGAGCATTGCAATACTTCCAATGTCACAAGAGTTCAATTGGAACAGTGCAACAGTTGGTTTAATTCAGTCCTCATTTTTCTGGGGCTACCTTATGACTCAG ATTCTTGGAGGCATTTGGGCAGATAAAATAGGTGGAAAGTTAGTCTTGGGTTTTGGAGTGGTCTGGTGGTCTGTAGCTACAGTTTTGACTCCTATTGCTGCAAGAATTGGACTCCCTTTTCTGCTGATGATGCGTGCTTTCATGGGACTTGGAGAG GGTGTTGCTATGCCTGCTATGAATAACATTCTTTCTAAGTGGATTCCAGTGTCAGAGAGAAGCAGATCACTTGCCTTAGTTTATAGTGGCATGTATCTAGGTTCTGTCACAGGATTGGCCGTCTCTCCTATTCTAATCCATAAATTTGGGTGGCCTTCTGTCTTCTATTTATTTGGCTCCCTGGGCAGCATCTGGTTTGCTTTATGGCTAAGAAAG GCATATAGCTCACCGAAGGACGACCCAGAGCTTAGTGCACAGGAAGAAAAACTTATCTTGTGGGGCAGCACATCAAAGGAACCTGTTTCTGTTATTCCTTGgaaattaatattatcaaaagcACCTGTTTGGGCACTTATTATTTCTCACTTCTGCCATAATTGGGGTACCTTTATTCTTTTAACATGGATGCCTACATACTACAATCAG GTTTTGAAGTTTAACCTCACTGAATCTGGTCTATTCTGCGTCTTGCCATGGTTAACCATGGCTCTTTTTGCAAATATTGGAGGGTGGATTGCTGACACACTTGTAAGCAAAGGTCTTTCCATAACTGCAGTTCGAAAG ATCATGCAATCAATTGGGTTTTTAGGACCAGCCTTCTTTCTTACTCAGTTGAGTCATGTTAGGACTCCTGCCATGGCTGTACTGTGCATGGCATGCAGTCAG GGATCTGATGCATTCTCTCAGTCTGGTCTATATTCCAACCACCAAGACATTGGCCCCCGTTATGCT GGAGTTCTGTTAGGACTATCAAATACTGCGGGAGTGCTTGCTGGTGTTTTTGGCACTGCTGCAACTGGCTACATTCTCCAAAGAG GTTCTTGGGATGATGTGTTTAAGGTGGCTGTAGTATTGTACATCATAGGCACGTTAGTGTGGAACATCTTTTCCACTGGAGAGAAAGTTCTTGACTAG
- the LOC110660088 gene encoding ascorbate transporter, chloroplastic isoform X2 gives MAIGSLICSRNFDSFVGSGKVCHQEQSISYHKGELSGIAAARFPHGSFFYQKFHSRMAIAFTPGFSCSPFIQQKNIGRYECSSYSSVGNWCQLSKRQCRHFDYVKVNRTRAYYKSEEYDITDAALDSLKCTEGSAEAVLIEGNLQETSPWWQQFPKRWVIVLLCFCAFLLCNMDRVNMSIAILPMSQEFNWNSATVGLIQSSFFWGYLMTQILGGIWADKIGGKLVLGFGVVWWSVATVLTPIAARIGLPFLLMMRAFMGLGEGVAMPAMNNILSKWIPVSERSRSLALVYSGMYLGSVTGLAVSPILIHKFGWPSVFYLFGSLGSIWFALWLRKAYSSPKDDPELSAQEEKLILWGSTSKEPVSVIPWKLILSKAPVWALIISHFCHNWGTFILLTWMPTYYNQVLKFNLTESGLFCVLPWLTMALFANIGGWIADTLVSKGLSITAVRKIMQSIGFLGPAFFLTQLSHVRTPAMAVLCMACSQGSDAFSQSGLYSNHQDIGPRYAGVLLGLSNTAGVLAGVFGTAATGYILQRGSWDDVFKVAVVLYIIGTLVWNIFSTGEKVLD, from the exons ATGGCTATCGGCAGCCTGATTTGTAGCCGGAATTTCGATTCTTTTGTCGGCTCAG GGAAAGTTTGTCATCAAGAACAATCAATTTCATATCATAAGGGAGAGCTATCAGGAATAGCTGCTGCAAGGTTTCCACATGGGAGCTTCTTCTATCAAAAGTTTCATAGCCGGATGGCCATTGCTTTTACTCCTGGATTCTCATGTTCCCCATTTATTCAACAAAAAAATATTGGAAGATATGAGTGTTCTTCATATTCCTCTGTTGGTAATTGGTGTCAGCTGAGCAAAAGGCAATGTCGGCATTTTGACTATGTCAAGGTCAATCGAACCCGTGCTTACTACAAATCCGAGGAATATGACATAACAGATGCTGCTTTGGACTCATTGAAGTGCACAGAGGGGTCAGCTGAGGCTGTGTTAATTGAAGGAAATCTTCAAGAAACTTCACCTTGGTGGCAACAGTTTCCTAAACGTTGGGTGATTGTGCTACTCTGTTTTTGTGCATTTCTATTATGCAACATGGACCGT GTAAACATGAGCATTGCAATACTTCCAATGTCACAAGAGTTCAATTGGAACAGTGCAACAGTTGGTTTAATTCAGTCCTCATTTTTCTGGGGCTACCTTATGACTCAG ATTCTTGGAGGCATTTGGGCAGATAAAATAGGTGGAAAGTTAGTCTTGGGTTTTGGAGTGGTCTGGTGGTCTGTAGCTACAGTTTTGACTCCTATTGCTGCAAGAATTGGACTCCCTTTTCTGCTGATGATGCGTGCTTTCATGGGACTTGGAGAG GGTGTTGCTATGCCTGCTATGAATAACATTCTTTCTAAGTGGATTCCAGTGTCAGAGAGAAGCAGATCACTTGCCTTAGTTTATAGTGGCATGTATCTAGGTTCTGTCACAGGATTGGCCGTCTCTCCTATTCTAATCCATAAATTTGGGTGGCCTTCTGTCTTCTATTTATTTGGCTCCCTGGGCAGCATCTGGTTTGCTTTATGGCTAAGAAAG GCATATAGCTCACCGAAGGACGACCCAGAGCTTAGTGCACAGGAAGAAAAACTTATCTTGTGGGGCAGCACATCAAAGGAACCTGTTTCTGTTATTCCTTGgaaattaatattatcaaaagcACCTGTTTGGGCACTTATTATTTCTCACTTCTGCCATAATTGGGGTACCTTTATTCTTTTAACATGGATGCCTACATACTACAATCAG GTTTTGAAGTTTAACCTCACTGAATCTGGTCTATTCTGCGTCTTGCCATGGTTAACCATGGCTCTTTTTGCAAATATTGGAGGGTGGATTGCTGACACACTTGTAAGCAAAGGTCTTTCCATAACTGCAGTTCGAAAG ATCATGCAATCAATTGGGTTTTTAGGACCAGCCTTCTTTCTTACTCAGTTGAGTCATGTTAGGACTCCTGCCATGGCTGTACTGTGCATGGCATGCAGTCAG GGATCTGATGCATTCTCTCAGTCTGGTCTATATTCCAACCACCAAGACATTGGCCCCCGTTATGCT GGAGTTCTGTTAGGACTATCAAATACTGCGGGAGTGCTTGCTGGTGTTTTTGGCACTGCTGCAACTGGCTACATTCTCCAAAGAG GTTCTTGGGATGATGTGTTTAAGGTGGCTGTAGTATTGTACATCATAGGCACGTTAGTGTGGAACATCTTTTCCACTGGAGAGAAAGTTCTTGACTAG
- the LOC110660089 gene encoding cytochrome P450 86A8, with amino-acid sequence MDISTALMLLSAITAYLLWFTFISRSWKGPRVWPLLGSLPGLIENCDRLHDWICDNLRACGGTYQTCICAIPFLTKKQGLVTVTCDPRNIEHILKTRFDNYPKGPTWQAVFHDFLGEGIFNSDGETWHFQRRTAALEFTTRTLRQAMARWVSRAIKLRFCPILESAQVKGEPVDLQDMLLRLTFDNICGLAFGKDPQTCSPGLPDNSFASAFDRATEASLQRFILPEVLWKFKKWFRLGMEVSLNRSLKQLDDYLTAVIEARKKELFLHQQKDGNPHDDLLSRFMKKKESYSDTFLQHVALNFILAGRDTSSVALSWFFWLIIQNPSVEEKILSEICTVLIETRGDDVSKWVDEPLAFEELDRLIYLKAALSETLRLYPSVPQDSKHVVTDDVLPDGTFVPAGSSVTYSIYATGRMRSTWGDDCLEFRPERWLSPDGKQFIKYDSYKFVAFNAGPRICLGKGLAYLQMKSVAAALLLRHRLTLVPGHKVEQKMSLTLFMKDGLRVNVHKRDLEESVERANKRKAKGGGGEKLHEGVDVRCNGVSRGVKEEVVGAV; translated from the coding sequence ATGGATATATCTACGGCCTTAATGCTTTTATCAGCAATCACTGCTTACCTATTGTGGTTCACCTTCATCTCGCGGTCATGGAAGGGCCCCCGTGTCTGGCCACTATTGGGCAGTCTTCCCGGCTTGATTGAAAACTGTGACCGGTTGCATGACTGGATCTGCGACAATCTACGAGCCTGTGGTGGCACGTACCAGACATGCATCTGTGCAATCCCCTTTCTGACCAAGAAGCAAGGTCTCGTCACCGTTACCTGCGACCCCAGAAACATAGAGCACATCTTGAAAACCCGATTCGATAATTACCCCAAAGGCCCCACCTGGCAAGCCGTCTTCCATGACTTCCTTGGAGAAGGGATCTTTAACTCCGATGGCGAAACGTGGCACTTCCAGCGTAGGACTGCTGCACTGGAATTCACCACCAGAACTCTGCGCCAAGCCATGGCTCGATGGGTCAGCCGAGCCATCAAGTTGAGATTCTGTCCAATTCTTGAATCCGCTCAGGTCAAAGGCGAGCCGGTCGATCTTCAAGACATGCTGCTTCGGCTCACGTTCGATAATATATGCGGCTTGGCTTTCGGCAAGGACCCGCAGACATGCTCGCCGGGGCTCCCAGATAACAGCTTCGCTTCGGCTTTTGACAGAGCTACCGAAGCCTCTCTTCAACGGTTTATTTTGCCTGAAGTATTGTGGAAGTTCAAAAAATGGTTTAGGCTGGGCATGGAAGTAAGCTTGAACCGAAGCCTTAAACAGCTCGACGACTACTTAACGGCGGTTATCGAAGCCCGTAAAAAAGAGCTATTTTTACACCAGCAAAAAGACGGAAACCCCCACGATGACTTGCTCTCCAGATTCATGAAGAAGAAAGAATCCTACTCAGACACTTTCCTTCAACACGTGGCACTCAACTTCATCCTAGCTGGACGTGACACGTCATCAGTTGCCCTCAGCTGGTTCTTTTGGTTGATCATTCAGAATCCATCAGTGGAAGAGAAAATCTTAAGCGAAATATGCACCGTCCTGATTGAGACACGTGGCGATGACGTGTCAAAATGGGTTGATGAGCCATTAGCATTCGAGGAGCTTGATCGCTTGATTTATCTAAAAGCAGCATTATCAGAAACCCTAAGGCTTTACCCATCGGTGCCTCAGGACTCAAAGCACGTGGTGACCGATGATGTGTTGCCGGACGGCACTTTCGTGCCGGCGGGCTCATCAGTTACGTATTCAATATATGCGACGGGAAGGATGAGGTCTACGTGGGGTGACGACTGCTTGGAGTTTCGTCCAGAGAGGTGGttatccccagatggaaagcaGTTCATAAAATATGACTCATATAAATTCGTAGCATTTAATGCAGGTCCAAGAATATGCCTAGGTAAAGGCTTAGCATATCTGCAAATGAAGTCGGTGGCAGCAGCGTTATTGCTGCGGCATAGGCTGACGTTGGTGCCAGGTCACAAGGTGGAGCAGAAGATGTCGTTAACATTGTTCATGAAAGATGGACTTAGGGTTAATGTACATAAGAGGGATTTGGAAGAAAGTGTAGAAAGAGCAAATAAGAGGAAAGcaaaaggaggaggaggagaaaaGTTGCATGAAGGAGTTGACGTCAGATGTAACGGCGTTAGTAGAGGTGTAAAAGAAGAGGTAGTTGGTGCAGTTTAA